In one Xiphophorus couchianus chromosome 17, X_couchianus-1.0, whole genome shotgun sequence genomic region, the following are encoded:
- the LOC114160623 gene encoding gamma-crystallin M2-like yields MHNQSQSQSKNSSAANMSNTDMNMRGKIVFYEDRNFMGRSYECMGDCADMHSYMSRCHSCRVESGCFMVYDRPNYMGNQYFFRRGEYGDYMNMMGWNNCIRSCRMISMYRGSYRMRIYERENFGGHMHECMDDCDSFMDRYHMSDCMSCHVMDGHWLMYEHPHYRGRMMYMRPGEYRSFREMGYGGMRFMSMRRIMDSWY; encoded by the exons ATGCACAACCAGAGCCAGAGCCAGAGCAAGAACTCGTCTGCAGCCAACATGAGCAACACCGACATGAACATGAGGGGCAAG ATCGTCTTCTACGAGGACAGGAACTTCATGGGCCGGTCCTATGAGTGCATGGGCGACTGCGCCGACATGCACTCCTACATGAGCCGGTGCCACTCCTGCAGGGTGGAGAGCGGCTGCTTCATGGTCTACGACCGGCCCAACTACATGGGGAACCAGTACTTCTTCCGCCGGGGCGAGTACGGCGACTACATGAACATGATGGGCTGGAACAACTGCATCCGCTCCTGTCGCATGATCTCCATG TACCGGGGATCCTACAGGATGAGGATCTACGAGAGGGAGAACTTTGGAGGCCATATGCATGAGTGCATGGACGACTGCGACTCCTTCATGGACCGCTACCACATGTCCGACTGCATGTCCTGCCACGTGATGGACGGCCACTGGCTGATGTATGAGCACCCCCACTACAGAGGCAGGATGATGTACATGAGGCCCGGGGAGTACCGCAGCTTCAGGGAGATGGGCTACGGAGGCATGAGGTTCATGAGCATGAGGAGGATCATGGACTCCTGGTACTAA